The Globicephala melas chromosome X, mGloMel1.2, whole genome shotgun sequence genome window below encodes:
- the PRR32 gene encoding proline-rich protein 32: MACTENVLGGHAPSPTSVAADEHGTPELRPGVPLQCPSSMQKDDVESWGLPRVPLRPPFNVLADLAREQLERPSERTGSCIPVDDSRALNPPYEPPPAVAEESLATAEVNSSEGLAGRRQRGQDSINVSREFSGGPPALMVGGTRVSNGGTERGGSNAKLYVALPRGQGFFPSRGSQVRGPPPIPTLRSGIMMEVPPGNTRVTCKERLAHVSFPLGGPRHPVENWPRPMPLSSSTPGLPSCTTAHCFIPPRPPSFNPFLAMPMAFAPPPIFGPPLPSYFANFPSWGMLAPASSNRENN, translated from the exons ATGGCTTGTACTGAAAATGT CCTTGGAGGGCACGCCCCTTCACCCACATCAGTAGCTGCCGATGAACATGGGACCCCAGAGCTGCGCCCCGGCGTGCCCCTCCAGTGTCCGAGCTCCATGCAGAAGGATGATGTGGAATCCTGGGGCCTCCCTCGCGTCCCCCTGAGACCTCCCTTCAATGTACTGGCCGATCTAGCAAGAGAGCAACTGGAGCGTCCCTCAGAGAGAACAGGATCCTGCATTCCTGTCGACGATTCGAGAGCTCTCAACCCCCCCTACGAGCCACCACCTGCTGTTGCGGAAGAGTCCCTAGCAACAGCAGAAGTAAATAGCTCTGAGGGGCTGgcaggcaggaggcagaggggacaggATTCTATTAATGTGTCCCGGGAATTCTCTGGCGGCCCTCCCGCACTGATGGTGGGGGGGACGAGGGTCAGCAATGGGGGCACTGAGAGAGGTGGCAGTAATGCAAAGTTATATGTGGCTTTGCCAAGGGGTCAAGGATTCTTTCCATCCAGGGGCTCTCAAGTAAGAGGCCCGCCACCTATCCCCACCCTTAGATCAGGGATAATGATGGAGGTGCCTCCAGGAAATACGAGAGTGACCTGCAAGGAAAGGTTGGCTCATGTTTCCTTCCCACTGGGAGGCCCGCGGCACCCCGTGGAGAACTGGCCAAGGCCTATGCCCTTGTCGTCCAGCACTCCAGGTTTACCTTCTTGCACTACTGCTCATTGCTTCATTCCTCCTCGACCTCCAAGTTTCAATCCATTTCTCGCTATGCCTATGGCTTTTGCTCCTCCTCCGATATTTGGTCCTCCACTGCCTTCCTATTTTGCCAATTTCCCTTCCTGGGGAATGCTGGCTCCTGCATCCTCAAACAGAGAGAACAACTga